One stretch of Tepidibacter hydrothermalis DNA includes these proteins:
- the arsD gene encoding arsenite efflux transporter metallochaperone ArsD: MKKMIIFDPAMCCSTGVCGPSVDPELLRVSTVINNLKSNGIIVERYNLSSEPQAFVDNKMINELLNSEGVDILPVTIVDDKVVKTKEYLKTEEFYKLLDVEKDSPKASKSNGCNCQDGCC, from the coding sequence ATGAAAAAAATGATTATATTTGATCCAGCAATGTGTTGTTCAACAGGAGTTTGTGGACCTTCAGTAGATCCAGAATTATTGAGAGTATCAACAGTTATCAATAATTTAAAAAGCAATGGAATAATAGTTGAAAGATATAATTTATCAAGTGAACCACAGGCATTTGTAGATAATAAGATGATAAATGAATTATTAAATAGTGAAGGTGTAGATATTTTACCAGTGACAATCGTAGATGATAAGGTAGTTAAAACTAAGGAATATCTTAAAACTGAGGAATTTTATAAATTATTAGATGTAGAAAAAGATTCACCTAAAGCTTCCAAATCTAATGGATGCAATTGTCAAGATGGATGTTGCTAA
- the arsA gene encoding arsenical pump-driving ATPase — MTNFNPNRIDLTKYLFFTGKGGVGKTSTACATAITLADQGKKVMLISTDPASNLQDVFNTDLNNKGVHIKEVSNLVVANFDPEEAAKEYKESVVGPYRGKLPDVVIKNMEEQLSGSCTVEIAAFNEFSNFITDKKAKEEFDHIIFDTAPTGHTLRMLQLPSAWSNFISDNKHGASCLGQLAGLESKKEVYRNAVDTLANKNLTTLILVSRPEESPLKEAERASKELSDLKINNQILIINGLLKDCDDDLSTNIFKKQQEALQNISTYLSKLKTFEIPLRAYNVTGIENIRAFLKEDNVKYSNETLNTDDIPKLNDIVENLYNSNKKVIFTMGKGGVGKTTIAATIALGLAKKGKKVHLATTDPAAHLKFVLDESYGITLSHIDEKKELEKYKEEVLSKAKEAVGEEDLAYIEEDLRSPCTQEIAVFRAFAQIVERCENEVVVIDTAPTGHTLLLLDSTQSYHKEIERSQGDIPESVKKLLPRLRNEEETEVIIVTLAEATPVYEAMRLQDDLNRAEINSKWWIINSSLFATDTTNKILKAKASNEIVWINKVNEISKGSFAVIKWNNEEIKGEKLLDLLM; from the coding sequence ATGACTAACTTTAATCCTAATAGAATAGACTTGACTAAATATTTATTTTTTACAGGAAAAGGTGGAGTTGGGAAAACATCAACAGCTTGTGCTACAGCTATAACTTTAGCAGATCAAGGTAAAAAGGTTATGCTTATAAGTACAGATCCAGCTTCAAACTTACAGGATGTATTCAATACTGATTTAAATAATAAAGGTGTTCATATAAAAGAAGTTTCAAATCTAGTAGTAGCTAACTTTGATCCAGAGGAGGCTGCAAAAGAATATAAAGAAAGTGTTGTAGGACCATATAGAGGAAAGCTACCAGATGTAGTAATAAAAAATATGGAAGAACAACTTTCGGGTTCATGTACTGTTGAAATAGCAGCATTTAATGAATTTTCAAATTTTATAACAGACAAAAAAGCAAAAGAAGAATTTGATCATATTATATTTGATACTGCACCGACAGGTCATACTCTTAGAATGTTACAACTTCCATCTGCTTGGAGTAATTTTATTAGTGACAATAAGCATGGAGCATCATGCTTAGGTCAATTAGCAGGGCTTGAGAGCAAAAAAGAAGTTTACAGAAATGCAGTAGATACTTTAGCAAATAAAAACTTAACAACTCTGATATTAGTTTCTCGCCCAGAAGAATCTCCTTTGAAGGAAGCCGAAAGAGCATCAAAGGAACTTTCAGATTTAAAAATAAACAATCAAATACTTATAATAAATGGATTACTTAAAGATTGTGATGATGATTTATCTACAAATATTTTTAAGAAGCAACAAGAAGCATTACAAAATATCTCAACTTATTTAAGTAAACTAAAAACATTTGAAATTCCGCTTAGGGCATATAATGTTACTGGAATTGAAAATATAAGAGCATTTTTAAAAGAAGATAATGTAAAATATAGTAATGAAACTCTAAATACAGATGATATACCTAAGTTAAATGATATTGTTGAAAATCTATATAATTCTAATAAAAAGGTTATCTTTACAATGGGAAAAGGTGGAGTTGGCAAAACAACTATAGCTGCTACTATTGCACTTGGCCTTGCTAAAAAAGGTAAAAAAGTACATTTAGCAACTACTGACCCAGCAGCTCATTTAAAATTTGTTCTTGATGAAAGTTATGGAATTACATTAAGTCATATTGATGAGAAAAAAGAACTCGAAAAGTATAAAGAGGAAGTATTAAGCAAAGCAAAAGAAGCTGTAGGGGAAGAAGATCTTGCTTATATAGAAGAGGATTTAAGATCTCCTTGCACTCAAGAGATAGCAGTATTTAGAGCTTTTGCACAGATAGTTGAAAGATGTGAAAATGAAGTTGTCGTAATAGATACAGCACCAACTGGACATACACTTCTACTTTTAGATTCAACTCAAAGCTATCATAAAGAAATTGAGCGTTCACAGGGAGATATTCCTGAATCAGTTAAAAAACTTTTACCGAGATTAAGAAATGAGGAAGAAACAGAAGTTATAATAGTAACTTTAGCTGAAGCAACGCCAGTATATGAAGCTATGAGGTTGCAAGATGATTTAAATCGAGCAGAAATAAACAGTAAGTGGTGGATAATTAATTCAAGTTTATTCGCTACAGATACGACTAATAAAATTCTTAAGGCAAAAGCAAGTAATGAAATAGTTTGGATAAATAAAGTTAATGAAATTTCAAAAGGTAGTTTTGCAGTAATTAAATGGAATAACGAAGAGATTAAGGGTGAAAAATTATTAGATTTACTAATGTAA
- the arsB gene encoding ACR3 family arsenite efflux transporter — protein sequence MKKKNKKNVGLDFFGRYLTIWVAICIIVGVAIGQIFPAFPRALSKFEYAKVSIPVAILIWIMIYPMMLKIDFSSIVNATKKPKGLTVTCVTNWLIKPFTMYLIAGFFLKIVFKNLIPSNLASDYLAGAVLLGAAPCTAMVFVWSHLTKGDAAYTVVQVAINDLILLFAFTPIVAFLLGVSDVVVPYDTLFLSVALFVVIPLVGGYLSRKYIIKNKGIEYFENIFLKKFDNITIIGLLLTLIIIFSFQGEVIINNPMHIALIAVPLIIQTVFIFFIAYLWAKVWKLPHNIAAPGAMIGASNFFELAVAVAISLFGLQSGAALATVVGVLVEVPLMLALVKIANKTKHWF from the coding sequence ATGAAAAAAAAGAATAAAAAAAATGTAGGATTAGATTTTTTCGGACGATATCTTACCATATGGGTGGCTATATGCATAATAGTAGGAGTAGCTATAGGTCAAATTTTCCCTGCTTTTCCTAGAGCATTAAGCAAATTTGAATATGCAAAAGTATCAATTCCAGTAGCTATACTTATATGGATTATGATTTACCCTATGATGCTTAAAATTGATTTTTCAAGCATTGTAAATGCCACAAAAAAGCCAAAAGGACTTACAGTGACTTGTGTTACAAATTGGCTAATAAAACCATTTACTATGTATTTAATCGCAGGATTTTTCTTAAAAATAGTTTTTAAGAATTTAATTCCATCAAATTTAGCATCTGATTATCTAGCTGGAGCAGTACTTTTAGGAGCAGCACCTTGTACAGCTATGGTATTTGTTTGGAGTCATTTAACAAAAGGAGATGCTGCTTATACAGTAGTTCAAGTTGCTATAAACGATTTGATTTTATTATTTGCATTTACACCTATAGTTGCATTTTTACTTGGAGTAAGTGATGTAGTTGTACCGTATGATACATTATTTTTATCAGTGGCTTTATTTGTAGTTATTCCTCTTGTGGGTGGATATTTATCTAGAAAATACATTATAAAAAACAAAGGAATAGAGTATTTCGAAAATATATTTCTTAAAAAGTTTGACAATATAACAATAATAGGGCTGTTACTTACTTTGATTATAATATTTTCTTTCCAAGGAGAGGTAATAATTAATAATCCAATGCATATTGCATTAATAGCTGTACCACTTATAATCCAAACTGTTTTTATATTTTTTATTGCATATCTTTGGGCAAAAGTATGGAAACTACCTCACAATATAGCAGCACCTGGAGCAATGATTGGAGCAAGTAACTTCTTTGAATTAGCAGTAGCCGTTGCAATATCTTTATTTGGATTACAATCGGGAGCAGCTCTTGCAACCGTTGTTGGAGTATTAGTTGAGGTTCCTTTAATGCTAGCACTTGTTAAAATAGCAAATAAAACCAAACACTGGTTTTAA